One genomic segment of Ignavibacteriota bacterium includes these proteins:
- a CDS encoding cation transporter, giving the protein MNYKLASVGIKSTLVGIFSSLILASIKIISGIVGNSYALIADGIESIADVFTSFVVLTGLKIASRPPDENHPYGHGKAEPLAALVVAIALFLAAFVIIYQSIHEIITPHHAPAEFTLLVLIIVVIIKEILFRRIKNVGTKIESVAVKNDAWHHRSDAITSGAAFIGILIAIIGGEGYESADDYAALFASVVIMYNGVKLMKPTVYELTDANLYEKLIADIKKVALKNEKVRDVEKCFVRKMGFDYYVDAHVVVDGNLKVSEGHLIAHEVKDSLIKFNPKIKEVLVHIEPDLNI; this is encoded by the coding sequence ATAAATTACAAATTAGCTTCTGTAGGAATTAAATCAACTCTTGTTGGAATATTTTCTAGTTTAATTCTTGCAAGTATTAAAATTATTAGCGGAATAGTCGGGAATTCTTATGCGCTAATTGCTGATGGAATTGAGTCAATTGCTGATGTATTTACGTCATTTGTAGTTTTAACCGGATTGAAAATTGCATCAAGACCACCGGATGAAAATCACCCATATGGTCATGGAAAAGCTGAACCGCTTGCAGCGCTCGTGGTTGCAATTGCGTTATTCTTGGCTGCATTTGTAATAATTTATCAAAGTATTCATGAAATTATTACTCCGCATCATGCTCCGGCAGAATTTACACTTTTGGTATTGATCATTGTTGTAATTATTAAAGAGATCTTATTTAGACGAATTAAAAACGTAGGAACAAAAATAGAAAGTGTTGCTGTAAAAAATGATGCTTGGCATCATAGAAGTGATGCTATTACCTCCGGTGCCGCATTTATAGGAATATTAATTGCAATTATCGGTGGGGAAGGATACGAAAGTGCTGATGATTATGCTGCTTTATTTGCATCAGTTGTAATTATGTATAATGGAGTAAAATTGATGAAACCTACTGTTTATGAATTAACAGATGCAAATTTATATGAAAAATTAATTGCGGATATAAAGAAAGTCGCGCTGAAAAATGAAAAAGTCCGTGATGTTGAAAAATGCTTTGTAAGAAAAATGGGATTTGATTACTACGTTGATGCACATGTTGTTGTTGACGGAAATTTAAAAGTTTCTGAAGGTCATTTAATTGCTCATGAAGTTAAAGATTCACTTATTAAATTTAATCCAAAAATAAAGGAAGTACTTGTTCATATTGAACCAGACTTGAATATTTAG
- a CDS encoding PTS sugar transporter subunit IIC gives MNKAATGFMNKYIVPPLNALSENAYLSAIRAGMVAVVPLTIVGSIFIIISYFPLGGWDKIIEPYRVLLDIPVSATFGLLAVFVCFSIGYDLGKQMKQEAIISASLSTLIFLLIQFNPDDGLLIMDNLGSKGIFTAILIAFISVSVQKFFTEKNLVLRLPKNVPPVVYESFVSLTPLFFLLISFWLIRYIFGIDINEFVQIIFRPIVFAFNTLPGILVYAFLVTLLWSVGINGDNAMDAIAAPIFLQYLTENVTAMSLNQPLPYITAYGFFTTFVNVGGTGATIGLALIMLNSKEPGFRKISRFSLPTQIFQINEPIFFGFPIVLNPIFMMPYILITLFLTAGTYILMDFNLISRPVINVPWTTPPIIGHYLVSGGDWRAAVWGVVSLLIAMAVYFPFAKIAERNRLRDEAAGTSHE, from the coding sequence ATGAATAAAGCTGCAACCGGATTTATGAATAAATATATTGTTCCGCCATTAAATGCACTAAGCGAAAATGCATATTTGTCAGCAATTCGTGCGGGAATGGTTGCAGTTGTCCCACTGACAATTGTAGGAAGTATATTTATAATTATTTCTTACTTTCCACTTGGCGGATGGGATAAAATAATTGAACCGTACAGAGTTCTACTTGATATCCCAGTTAGTGCAACGTTTGGGCTCCTTGCGGTATTTGTTTGTTTTTCAATCGGATATGATTTGGGAAAACAAATGAAACAAGAGGCTATAATTAGTGCTTCGCTTTCAACATTAATATTTCTGTTAATTCAGTTTAATCCTGATGATGGTTTATTGATAATGGATAATCTTGGTTCAAAAGGAATTTTTACTGCAATACTTATTGCATTTATTTCCGTTAGTGTTCAAAAATTTTTCACTGAAAAAAACTTGGTTTTAAGATTACCCAAAAATGTTCCGCCCGTTGTTTATGAATCATTTGTATCATTAACTCCCTTATTCTTTCTTCTAATTTCATTCTGGCTTATCAGATATATTTTTGGAATAGATATAAATGAATTTGTTCAAATAATTTTTAGACCAATAGTTTTTGCATTTAATACATTGCCCGGAATTTTAGTTTATGCATTTTTAGTTACATTGTTGTGGTCGGTTGGAATAAACGGCGATAATGCTATGGATGCAATTGCCGCTCCCATATTTTTACAATATCTAACCGAGAATGTTACTGCCATGTCCTTGAATCAACCTTTGCCTTATATTACAGCGTACGGATTTTTCACAACATTTGTAAATGTCGGCGGAACAGGCGCTACAATTGGCTTGGCTTTGATTATGTTAAATTCTAAGGAACCGGGATTTAGAAAAATTAGTCGGTTTTCATTGCCTACACAAATTTTTCAGATTAATGAACCGATATTCTTCGGTTTCCCAATTGTACTAAATCCAATTTTTATGATGCCATATATTTTAATTACTTTATTTCTTACTGCCGGGACTTATATTTTAATGGATTTTAATTTGATTAGCAGACCGGTAATAAATGTTCCTTGGACAACACCGCCAATTATTGGGCATTATCTCGTTTCCGGTGGTGATTGGAGAGCTGCTGTTTGGGGAGTTGTATCATTATTAATTGCAATGGCTGTTTATTTTCCATTTGCTAAAATTGCTGAAAGAAATAGATTAAGAGATGAAGCCGCCGGAACTTCACACGAATAA
- a CDS encoding anaerobic sulfatase-maturation protein has protein sequence MKKSYAFHIMTKPAGPLCNLDCTYCFYLEKEKIYPNTNNWIMNEEVLEKYIHQYISTQSVNEINFAWQGGEPTILGVDYFKKVVDLQNKYSNGKIIYNSFQTNGILLDDEWGEFLSNNNFLVGISIDGPQEIHDKFRLFKGGQSSFNQVMRGISTLKKHNVEFNTLTCVHKFNSYKSLEVYSFLKEIGSGFIQFIPIVERKSSIQKNDELELVSPNYNGDAEVTNWSVESLQYGKFLSSVYDEWLIKDVGKVFVQIFDISLESWIGQQPSLCIFREACGGAMALEHNGDLYSCDHYVYPENKLGNIISESLEKLVDSVKQTKFGLDKKLSLPKYCRECEFLFACNGECPKHRIIKTPDGENGLNYLCAGYKYFFNHIDYSMQFMANELENGRPPANVMGWLKNQKKIQKSKFCFTSK, from the coding sequence ATGAAAAAATCATATGCCTTTCACATTATGACAAAGCCAGCCGGACCATTATGCAATTTGGATTGTACATATTGTTTCTACTTAGAGAAAGAAAAAATTTATCCTAATACAAATAATTGGATAATGAATGAAGAAGTATTAGAAAAATATATCCATCAATATATTTCCACTCAATCTGTTAATGAAATTAACTTTGCATGGCAAGGCGGTGAACCAACAATTTTAGGCGTTGATTATTTTAAGAAAGTTGTTGATCTGCAAAACAAATATTCAAACGGAAAAATTATTTATAATTCATTTCAAACAAATGGAATTTTATTGGATGATGAATGGGGAGAATTCTTATCAAATAATAATTTTCTTGTTGGAATTTCAATTGATGGACCGCAAGAAATTCATGATAAATTTAGATTGTTTAAGGGCGGACAAAGTTCTTTTAATCAAGTAATGAGAGGGATTTCAACTCTAAAAAAACATAATGTTGAATTTAATACTTTAACATGCGTTCATAAATTTAATTCCTATAAATCTTTAGAAGTTTATAGTTTCTTAAAAGAAATTGGAAGCGGATTTATTCAATTTATCCCGATTGTTGAACGAAAATCTTCAATCCAAAAAAATGACGAATTGGAATTGGTTTCACCAAATTATAATGGTGATGCTGAAGTTACAAATTGGTCTGTTGAATCTTTACAGTATGGTAAATTTCTTTCTTCAGTTTATGATGAATGGTTAATAAAAGATGTTGGGAAAGTATTTGTCCAGATTTTTGATATTTCATTGGAATCATGGATTGGACAGCAGCCGAGTCTTTGCATATTTCGGGAAGCATGCGGCGGTGCTATGGCGCTTGAACATAACGGCGATTTGTATTCTTGCGATCATTATGTTTATCCGGAAAATAAATTGGGAAATATTATTTCTGAATCTTTGGAGAAATTGGTTGATTCAGTAAAGCAGACAAAATTTGGATTAGATAAAAAATTATCTTTGCCAAAATATTGCAGAGAGTGTGAATTTCTTTTTGCATGCAATGGTGAATGTCCAAAACATAGAATTATAAAAACTCCCGATGGTGAAAATGGTTTAAATTATTTGTGTGCCGGTTATAAATATTTTTTTAATCATATTGATTATTCTATGCAGTTTATGGCTAATGAATTAGAAAATGGAAGACCTCCGGCAAATGTTATGGGTTGGTTAAAAAATCAAAAGAAAATTCAAAAAAGTAAATTCTGTTTTACATCAAAATAA
- a CDS encoding L-rhamnose isomerase: MNRILQNYENAKDFYSLNNIDIESALKRLNDFSISIQCWQGDDVGGFEKPNSELSGGGIQVTGNYIGKARSISELQLDMEKVFSLVPGNHRFNLHAIYGDFYGDIVDRNEIQPKHFESWIDWAKENNLKLDFNATCFSHPKADDGFTLSNNDKEIRDFWIEHVKRSREITAHFGKEFNSPSIHNLWIPDGSKDIRFDKWTPRQILKESLDEIFQIEFEKKYIKDAVESKLFGIGSESYVVGSHEFYLGYALSRNKMVCLDMGHFHLSENVADKISSILQFSDEILFHISRAVRWDSDHIPILNDQLLEVASQIVRYNLDKRTNIALDFFDGSVNRIGAYVLGIRSTLKSLLIALLEPSVKINTFEKNENYIGRLASMEEARFYPIGAVWDYYCYKNNVPIESEWVNEIINYERKVLSKRI; the protein is encoded by the coding sequence ATGAATCGTATTTTACAGAATTATGAAAACGCAAAAGATTTTTATTCATTAAATAATATTGATATTGAATCGGCGCTTAAACGGTTAAACGATTTCTCTATTTCAATTCAATGCTGGCAAGGCGATGATGTGGGCGGATTTGAAAAACCAAATTCGGAACTTTCCGGCGGAGGTATTCAAGTAACCGGAAATTATATAGGAAAAGCTCGTTCAATTTCAGAACTTCAATTAGATATGGAGAAAGTCTTTTCACTTGTACCTGGAAATCACAGATTTAATCTTCATGCAATTTATGGAGATTTTTACGGTGATATAGTTGACCGAAATGAAATTCAGCCAAAACATTTTGAAAGCTGGATTGACTGGGCAAAAGAAAATAATTTAAAATTAGATTTTAATGCGACATGTTTTTCACATCCCAAAGCTGATGATGGTTTTACATTGAGCAATAATGATAAGGAGATTCGGGATTTTTGGATTGAACATGTTAAACGTTCAAGGGAAATTACTGCACACTTTGGAAAGGAATTTAATTCACCATCAATTCATAATTTATGGATTCCGGACGGTTCTAAAGATATTCGATTTGATAAATGGACACCTCGACAAATATTGAAAGAAAGTCTTGATGAAATTTTCCAAATTGAGTTTGAAAAAAAATATATTAAAGATGCAGTTGAAAGTAAATTATTTGGTATCGGCAGCGAATCTTATGTGGTTGGTTCACATGAATTTTATTTGGGATACGCGCTTAGCCGCAACAAAATGGTTTGTCTGGATATGGGACATTTTCATTTATCTGAAAATGTTGCAGATAAAATTAGTTCTATTCTTCAGTTTTCAGATGAAATATTATTTCACATTAGTCGTGCAGTTAGGTGGGATAGCGATCATATTCCTATTCTAAATGATCAACTTTTAGAAGTTGCATCACAAATAGTAAGATACAATTTAGATAAACGAACAAATATTGCATTAGATTTTTTTGACGGTTCTGTTAACAGAATTGGAGCTTATGTTCTTGGAATAAGATCAACACTTAAAAGTTTACTTATTGCATTATTAGAACCATCTGTAAAAATTAATACTTTTGAAAAAAATGAAAATTATATCGGCAGATTAGCCTCGATGGAAGAAGCAAGATTTTATCCAATAGGTGCGGTTTGGGATTACTATTGCTACAAAAATAATGTTCCAATAGAATCTGAATGGGTAAACGAAATTATAAATTATGAAAGAAAAGTTCTAAGTAAAAGAATTTAA
- a CDS encoding alpha-L-fucosidase: MKNIMMALIFLLNLICLKAQDFTNETKQETDLRMEWWNDAKFGMFIHWGVYSVPAGWYKDKMIPGISEWIMYSAKIPVEEYEKYAAVFNPIEYDPIKWVKIAKQAGMKYIVITSKHHDGFSIWDSKVTNYDIVDYTPYKKDILKPLAEACKNEGIKLGFYHSIMDWHHPDATKENFAKYRDEYLIPQLEELLNEFDNLSILWFDGEWIEEWTEPQGKKLYNHLRNKKPELIINNRIGKGRQGMQGMNKDHSFVGDFGTPEQEILETSSTLPWESCMTMNDSWGFKRGDENWKSSETIIYNIIDIASKGGNYLLNVGPDEKGNIPHESIIRLEQVGNWMKLNSEGIYNTRPMKNYFEGENIKYTKSKNSDYIYAYILKKPVSDSIKIKYVVPKDNSKIFLLSQNLTLNYSIKNNETIVLLPSGIEENEYPICLKIEGSEKKVASSPIVKVNEKVVKDTYLFQDSIDVEIISNDIGAEIKYTTDGTLPNQNSKLYSSKLKINKSASLKSISYKNDFVESILKTVQFYKIKSVKDLQIKNNPSEKYSNLNKFILVDGKRGSEEYEDNNWLGFEGVNFETTIDLGQNKKVNGIHIGCLSDLNSWIFLPKKVTVYISDNNSDFNKISEVKYETKNTETQKPFVKDFSAKINSSTRFIKIIAENIKECPSWHKGSGGKAWLFVDEIILD; this comes from the coding sequence ATGAAAAATATAATGATGGCATTAATATTCCTTTTAAATTTAATTTGCCTGAAAGCTCAAGATTTTACAAATGAAACGAAACAGGAAACTGACTTGAGAATGGAGTGGTGGAATGATGCTAAGTTTGGAATGTTTATTCATTGGGGAGTTTACTCAGTTCCGGCAGGCTGGTACAAGGACAAAATGATTCCCGGCATTAGTGAATGGATAATGTATTCGGCAAAAATTCCCGTTGAAGAATATGAAAAATATGCGGCAGTTTTTAATCCAATTGAATATGATCCAATAAAATGGGTTAAAATTGCTAAACAAGCCGGAATGAAATATATTGTAATTACTTCTAAACATCATGATGGATTTAGCATTTGGGATTCTAAAGTTACAAATTATGATATTGTTGATTACACACCTTATAAAAAAGATATTCTAAAACCTCTTGCTGAAGCATGCAAAAATGAAGGCATAAAATTAGGTTTTTATCATTCCATTATGGATTGGCATCATCCTGATGCAACAAAAGAAAATTTCGCAAAATACAGAGATGAATATTTAATTCCGCAGTTGGAAGAATTATTAAATGAATTTGATAATCTTTCAATCCTTTGGTTTGATGGCGAATGGATTGAAGAATGGACTGAACCTCAAGGGAAGAAATTATATAATCATTTAAGAAATAAAAAGCCGGAATTAATTATCAACAACAGAATTGGAAAAGGTCGGCAAGGAATGCAAGGCATGAATAAAGACCATAGTTTTGTTGGAGATTTTGGAACACCGGAACAAGAAATTTTGGAAACATCGTCAACTTTGCCTTGGGAATCGTGCATGACTATGAATGATTCTTGGGGATTTAAAAGAGGAGATGAAAATTGGAAATCATCCGAAACAATAATTTACAATATAATTGATATAGCTTCAAAAGGCGGAAATTATTTATTAAATGTTGGTCCCGATGAAAAAGGAAACATTCCTCATGAAAGTATAATTAGACTTGAGCAAGTTGGGAATTGGATGAAATTGAATAGTGAAGGAATTTATAATACAAGACCAATGAAGAATTATTTTGAAGGTGAAAATATAAAATATACTAAATCAAAAAATTCTGATTACATATATGCTTACATTCTTAAAAAACCCGTATCTGATTCAATTAAAATTAAGTATGTGGTTCCAAAAGATAATTCCAAAATATTTTTGCTAAGTCAAAATCTTACACTTAATTATTCAATTAAGAATAATGAAACAATAGTTTTATTGCCCTCTGGCATTGAAGAAAATGAATACCCGATCTGTTTAAAAATTGAAGGTTCAGAAAAAAAAGTTGCTTCATCACCTATAGTTAAGGTTAATGAAAAAGTTGTCAAAGATACATATTTATTTCAAGATAGCATTGATGTTGAAATTATTTCGAATGATATTGGTGCAGAAATTAAATATACGACTGATGGAACTTTGCCAAATCAGAATTCAAAATTATATTCTTCAAAATTAAAAATTAATAAGTCCGCAAGTTTGAAATCAATTTCTTATAAAAATGATTTTGTTGAAAGCATCTTAAAAACGGTACAATTTTATAAAATTAAATCAGTGAAAGATTTACAAATTAAGAATAATCCTTCAGAAAAATATTCTAATTTGAATAAGTTTATTCTTGTAGATGGAAAACGAGGTTCGGAAGAATATGAAGATAATAATTGGTTGGGATTTGAAGGTGTTAATTTTGAAACAACAATTGATTTAGGTCAGAATAAAAAAGTAAATGGAATTCATATTGGTTGTTTATCAGATTTAAATTCTTGGATCTTTTTGCCAAAAAAAGTTACTGTATATATATCAGATAATAATTCTGATTTTAATAAAATTTCTGAAGTTAAATATGAAACAAAAAATACTGAAACTCAGAAACCTTTTGTAAAAGATTTTTCTGCGAAAATTAATTCAAGTACAAGATTTATTAAAATAATTGCGGAGAATATTAAAGAATGTCCAAGCTGGCATAAAGGAAGTGGCGGTAAAGCATGGCTTTTTGTAGATGAAATAATTCTTGACTGA
- a CDS encoding glycoside hydrolase family 88 protein, with amino-acid sequence MKNILLKMLIIVFFSIEIFAQGTQNILLNKATGSHSESFQSFTFDGAWCWFSDPRAVYYEGKHKRTYAGWIDSHGDVTIGYYDHTTNKIKTKVLEDNYEIDDHDNPSLIFTPEGKLMVFFTKHGGPNPFLLFTMKSSEDIDSWERNELFLNDTELYSEFTNTNTYANPVILSEENNRIYLFWRGIDNKPNFSFSDDMGKSWSKSKIFVLPNRIYNMRRPYMKVASNGKNKIMFAFTDGHPRDENENSIYYMYYKNGKFYNAENREIGILGKEPISPNQSSIVYNASLTKVKSWIWDIAVDENDNPVIVYAKFPDSKNHIYVYAKWNGEKWISSDLINAGAWFPQTPQGKIEYEQNYSGGIILDHENTNIVYLSAKRDSVFEIEKWETKNGIDWEAKSITNGSIKDNVRPFAVRNAKSGNPIQLLWMQNSHYVHYTNYLSSIKIDLKPFVNDEVYNVENIKNLMRQTADWQLSNPFISAHRLDWHWGAFYIGLAALYETVKEERYLNEIINIGQTNDWKIIADVYHADRLAISDVYTWLYEIYKDPKIIDKSKWAMDIHLARDPKTDIRFQDNNYKLEWWTWCDALFMAPPSFARIYKATNEIKYLDYADKHWWITSDYLYSKNDSLYFRDDRFFDKKTSNGKKVFWGRGNGWVIAGLARMLKFIPETYPTREKYIQQFKEMAEKLLKLQRGNGLWTASLLDPEELPLGESSGSSFYTFALTWGINNNFLERERFEPAVKKAWKALTKNINEWGRLGFVQQVAGDPYPFHKDQWHVYATGAFLLCGKEIIELLEKE; translated from the coding sequence ATGAAAAATATTTTATTAAAAATGTTAATTATTGTTTTTTTCTCAATAGAAATATTTGCGCAGGGAACTCAAAATATTCTGTTAAATAAAGCAACTGGATCTCATTCGGAAAGTTTTCAATCATTTACATTTGATGGAGCCTGGTGCTGGTTTTCAGATCCAAGAGCAGTTTATTATGAAGGCAAACATAAGAGAACCTATGCCGGTTGGATTGATAGTCATGGTGATGTTACTATTGGATATTACGATCACACAACAAATAAAATAAAAACAAAAGTTCTTGAAGATAATTATGAAATAGATGATCATGATAATCCTTCTTTAATTTTTACTCCCGAAGGAAAATTAATGGTCTTTTTTACAAAACACGGCGGACCAAATCCGTTTTTACTTTTTACGATGAAGAGTTCCGAAGACATTGATTCATGGGAACGGAATGAATTATTTCTGAACGATACTGAATTATATTCTGAATTTACAAATACGAACACATATGCAAATCCGGTTATTTTATCGGAAGAGAATAATAGAATTTATCTTTTCTGGCGCGGAATTGATAACAAACCAAATTTTTCATTTTCTGATGATATGGGAAAATCATGGAGTAAAAGTAAAATATTTGTTTTGCCTAATCGTATTTACAATATGCGCCGACCTTATATGAAAGTTGCGTCGAATGGAAAAAATAAAATTATGTTTGCGTTTACAGACGGTCATCCCAGAGACGAAAATGAAAATAGCATTTATTATATGTACTATAAAAATGGAAAATTTTATAATGCAGAAAATAGGGAAATAGGAATTTTAGGAAAAGAACCAATCTCGCCAAACCAATCTTCAATTGTTTATAATGCGTCATTGACAAAAGTAAAATCATGGATTTGGGATATTGCGGTAGATGAAAATGATAATCCGGTAATTGTTTACGCAAAATTTCCTGATAGTAAAAATCATATTTATGTTTATGCAAAATGGAATGGAGAAAAATGGATTAGCAGTGATTTAATAAATGCCGGAGCTTGGTTTCCGCAAACACCGCAAGGAAAAATTGAATATGAACAAAATTATTCCGGTGGAATTATTCTCGATCATGAAAACACAAATATTGTTTATCTGTCTGCCAAACGAGATTCGGTTTTTGAAATAGAAAAATGGGAAACAAAGAATGGTATAGATTGGGAAGCTAAATCAATAACTAATGGTTCAATCAAAGATAATGTTAGACCATTTGCAGTAAGAAATGCAAAAAGCGGAAACCCAATACAATTATTATGGATGCAAAATTCACATTATGTTCATTATACAAATTATCTTTCTTCAATTAAAATTGATTTAAAACCCTTTGTAAATGATGAAGTTTATAATGTTGAAAATATCAAAAACCTTATGAGACAAACTGCAGATTGGCAATTATCAAATCCGTTTATAAGTGCTCATCGGTTAGACTGGCATTGGGGTGCTTTTTATATTGGTCTTGCAGCACTTTATGAAACAGTAAAAGAAGAAAGATATTTAAATGAAATTATCAATATTGGACAAACGAATGATTGGAAAATAATTGCTGATGTTTATCATGCGGATAGGCTTGCAATTTCAGATGTTTATACTTGGTTATATGAAATTTACAAAGATCCAAAAATTATAGATAAATCAAAATGGGCGATGGATATTCATTTAGCAAGAGATCCCAAAACTGATATAAGATTTCAAGATAATAATTACAAATTAGAATGGTGGACTTGGTGCGATGCTTTGTTTATGGCTCCGCCATCTTTTGCTCGCATTTACAAAGCAACAAATGAAATTAAATATTTAGATTATGCTGATAAACATTGGTGGATAACTTCTGATTATTTGTATTCGAAAAATGACAGTTTATATTTTAGAGACGATCGTTTTTTTGATAAGAAAACATCAAACGGGAAAAAAGTATTTTGGGGAAGAGGAAACGGTTGGGTAATTGCCGGATTAGCTAGAATGCTTAAGTTTATTCCTGAAACTTATCCAACAAGAGAAAAATATATTCAGCAATTTAAAGAAATGGCTGAAAAATTATTAAAGCTGCAAAGGGGAAATGGATTATGGACTGCCAGTCTGCTTGATCCGGAAGAATTACCACTTGGTGAATCAAGCGGAAGTTCTTTTTATACTTTTGCCTTAACTTGGGGAATTAACAATAATTTCCTTGAAAGAGAAAGATTTGAACCGGCAGTTAAAAAGGCATGGAAGGCACTTACAAAAAATATTAATGAATGGGGAAGACTTGGTTTTGTTCAGCAAGTTGCGGGAGATCCGTATCCTTTTCATAAAGATCAGTGGCATGTTTACGCAACAGGAGCATTTTTACTTTGCGGAAAAGAAATAATTGAATTGCTTGAAAAAGAATAA